A single window of Anopheles moucheti chromosome 2, idAnoMoucSN_F20_07, whole genome shotgun sequence DNA harbors:
- the LOC128298647 gene encoding uncharacterized protein LOC128298647: protein MEDQFTKRVKYSSYLYRYRDATARRSAAMEQVEEDLAPESSANVIPNNLNEDPAPIPFASNETEYNVGETEFESVETMEESGNEEFIVDYLPESSDDEPIDVERTNGYCVETALRRWAINTNQTYDSISQVMEIIHARTLLKTNTNASKNIVTINGSQYWYHGIRQCLLNNLRYVGNITDLQNQEASNNSFSPS, encoded by the exons ATGGAAGATCAATTTACAAAACGGGTCAAATATAGTTCATATTTGTATCGCTATCGGGATGCAACAGCTCGCAGGTCAGCTGCAATGGAACAGGTCGAGGAAGATCTAGCTCCGGAAAGTAGTGCAAATG TTATACCAAACAACCTAAATGAGGATCCTGCTCCCATTCCTTTTGCTTCAAACGAAACTGAATACAATGTCGGCGAAACAGAATTCGAATCAGTCGAAACCATGGAGGAATCAGGAAATGAAGAGTTTATTGTGGACTATTTACCGGAAAGCTCTGACGATGAACCGATAGACGTAGAACGCACAAATGGTTATTGTGTAGAAACCGCCTTACGTCGATGGGCAATAAACACGAACCAAACGTATGATTCTATCAGTCAAGTTATGGAAATCATAC ATGCTAGAACTTTACTGAAAACTAATACAAATGCCTCTAAGAATATTGTAACGATAAACGGAAGCCAGTATTGGTATCATGGTATAAGGCAGTGTCTGCTGAATAACCTAAGGTACGTAGGCAATATAA CGGATCTACAAAACCAGGAAGCATCGAACAATTCCTTCAGCCCTTCGTAG